CTCCCCATCAAGAGACAAACCACCGCCTGGTACAATACCATGCACATGTGGATGATGAGTCATCGCAGATCCCCATGTATGTAGGACAAAAGTAACCCCTAATTTAGCGCCGAGTCGCTTTTCATCAGCGCCTATCGTTAGAAGCGTTTGTGCAGCAGTTTTCAGTAATAAACCATACATTATCGACTTGTTGTAGTAGGCTATGTCTGCGATTTCTTTTGGTAAGGTAAAAACCAAATGATAATAATCGACAGGTAGTAGTTGCGCTTGTCTCGCTTCAAGCCATCTTTTTGCTGAGCTTGCTTGGCATTTTGGGCAATGTCTATTACGACATGAGTTATAAGAAATATGCGTCTTATGACATGATTGGCAATAAAGTTGATGGCCACCTAACACCTCTGTTCGACAATTTTCAATGGCTGACATGATTTTCAATTGACTGAGGTTAATATGTCCTTGATTGTGTTCACGCCATTGTTGACCATGATGTCGAAATATATCAGATATTTCTAATTGAGGACGAGTCATGGTGAATACTCACGACTTGTCCTTATCTTTTGTCTTATCCTTGTTTTCTAAAGCATCAAGTGGACTGATAACTTCGCGTAATAAGCTTGTTGCGACCTGAGCATATAAAGCCGTGGTACCTAATTTAGCATGCCCAAGCAATACCTGTATGACACGTATATCAACATGCGCTTCAAGTAAATGTGTCGCAAAGCTGTGACGTCAGGTATGCATCGATACCCTTTTATTAATACCAGCATTATTGGCTGTAGCTGTACAAACTCTAGAAAGCTGACGACTCGTCATATGATTAATTGGATTAAGTCCTGGGAACAACCAACCTTCACGGTGCATTTGCCCATGTTTATTAGCAAACAACCACCATTGTCGTAAATGCGCGAGTAGCGCAGGAGATAACATAGCGTATCTATCTCGGCTTCCTTTACCTTGTTCAACGCGAAGCACCATACGCTCACTGTCTATATCTGAGACTTTAAGCGAAACAACTTCGCTAACGCGAAGCCCCGCACCATAAGCAACAGAAAATGCAGCATGGTATTTGGGGTGAGCAGCGCTTGCAAGAAACAGCTTTATCTCTTCTAGACTTAAAATAATAGGTAACTTACGTGCGACCGAAACAGTGGTTAATTTGGTGAGTAGCTGTGGTTTATCTAACGTAACATTATATAAAAACCTTAAACCAGAAAGGGTGCTATTAATCGTTGGTCCTGTTGCGCCGTCTTTAACTAAAAACAATTGGAACTCGCGTAAATTGTCACGGGTAGCATGTTCAGGTGAATGTTTGTGTTTTCACAAAAACGATTTAGTGCTCGGACATAATCTATTTGTGTTTTAGCTGTAAGATTACGGATAACCATGTCTTCAGTGAAACGTTGGCTCAGCTCAGGATTAAAATAAGTAGAAAAAATCATGTTAAAACCCCTCGTTAATTGAGACGAAATGCCTCAATACTAAGAGTAGAAAAGAATATGAAAATTAGAAGGTAATACAGAGCTAGCCAAGTACGCCATTACCGCGGAGCGGTTTAGTTCTTTGGCTAATATTTGTCGTAATGGGCAGCTAATGCCGAATGTCCACTTTGTCGACTTACCATCCTCAAACTCTCAAATCAGCTTTATAAAGTGTTAACAATTAAACCTGATCATATTTGATCAATTTATTAGCGACTAGCTTTTTTAAGTGTGAATCATTGTTAAACCTGACACAAACATCCATAAAGAAAGCCTCGATTATCGAGGCTTTCTTAGAAATATAGAACTAAATTAAACTGAAAAAAAATTATTCAATATTTGCTATCTGCTCTCGCATTTGTTCAATTAATACTTTTAACTCAACTGCACTAGCAGTAATGTCGGTATTAATCGATTTTGAGCCAAGGGTATTCGCTTCACGATTAAATTCTTGCATCATGAAGTCTAAACGACGGCCTTGAGCGCCACCCTTCTCTAATATTTTTTTAGTTTCGCCAACATGACTATTTAAGCGGTCAAGTTCTTCGGCAACATCCATTTTTTGAGCAAGTAAAACTAACTCTTGTTCAACGCGCCCTGAATCGAGATCAATCTTCGCATCAGTAAATTTTTCAATAATACGATTACGCTGCCAAGCAATAATTTCAGGCATAAAGTTTTGTACTTTATTAGCTTCTGTGGTTATTGCATCTAAACGTTGAGCTATCATACCTTTAAGGTTTTCACCTTCACTAGCACGTGCGGCAATAAAATCTTTAAGGGCTTGATCAAAAGCGGCAAGTAATTCAGCCTGAATAGCAGACATATCAGATTCAGGGGCTTCCATAACGCCTGGCCAACGCATTACTTCAAATGGGTTTACTTGGCTGTTAAGTGTTTGCTCATTAATCCAATTGGCATGTTGTAAAAGTTGTAGCGCAAGGTTTTCATTTAATGCTAATTCACTTTTATTAGCTACATTGGCATTAAAACGTAAATTACATTCAACTTTACCGCGATTAAGTTGTTTACGAAAACGTTCGCGTAACACAGGTTCTATACCGCGAAACTGTTCAGGTAAACGAAAATAGGTTTCTAAAAAGCGTTGATTAACTGAGCGAATTTCCCAAACGGCGTTTCCCCAATCACCTTTAACTTCTACACGAGAGAAAGCAGTCATGCTGTAAATCATAGTTAACCCTTGTTCATATTGTTACAAATAAAGGTAAATTATGCCTGAGCTTGTTTAATCTAGCTAGAGCTTCACTTAGTTAAGCTTATTATTAAAATCACAATAATACCAATCTCACTAGCTATCTGATCATTTCTACTTGCTAAAATCACCAACTACATCGTTATTTATTTAATAATTAGAACAACTAGTTATTGAAATAAATGCCTTGTATTAGGCAATTTTTTCTACGTATAAAATTGTTCACCTAATTAATGAAACTGGTATAAGCTAAAGCCAACTAAAACAACTTTGATTTCAATAAATTACGACACTACAGCAAGTGATTGTAATATCGCTTGTTTTCAGAAGATATAATGTTGCATTCTGCATAATGTAACCTTATATCTATATTTATTATAAAAATTATATATATGTTATCTTTGTTATAACTTTAATTTTGATGATAATGATAATATCAATTAGTGTTTATTACTTAACCTCGACTCTATTTTGTAATTTTCCAAGTCAAATAGAGGTTACTTCTTTAGCCGTAAACTAATCATTAAGAGGACTCTATGCTAGAACCTATACAACAAAATGTACGCGACTTAGGTACCCTATTAGGTAAAACTATTGCTGTAGATCAAGGTCAGCAATGGCTACAAAGAATAGAAACTGTGCGTTTAGAAGGCAGAGAAATAGCTGCTGGCGATGTTGCTGCTATCGCTGCATTACAAGAGAAATTTGCTAATAGTGGTGAGAAAGAGCTGCTTATTTATGCTAGAGCTTTCAGTCAATTTTTAAATTTATTAAATGTAGCCGAACAGCAATACACTACAAGTGAAGAAGGTTTGAGTGAATTAGATCTTGCTCATCCACTTGAAGACCTTGAAAATCATATTACTAAAGTTAGCCCTGATGTAATCACAGCGGCACTGAAAAAATTAAAAATTGAGCTAGTACTAACGGCACATCCTACAGAAATTAACCGTAGAACCTTTATTCACAAATACAATCAAATCGGCCAAGCGTTAAATACGCCCGATAATGCATTATCTCCTCGCATTGAAGAGTTAATTGAACAAGCTTGGCACACTGATGAAATTAGACAACAACGCCCAAGTCCACTCGATGAATCCCGCTGGGGCTTAAATAATATTTCAGACAATTTTTGGTATGCTATTCCTCATTTTATGAGAGAGCTAGATGATTTTTCTTATAAAGTCACTGGCCAGCGTTTACCTGAAGAATATACACCGATCACTATGGCTAGTTGGATGGCAGGTGATCGTGACGGCAACCCTTTCGTTACCGCAAATTTAAGTAAAGAAGCCTTAATTAATGCTAGGTTAATGGCATGTACGTTATATTTACGCGATTTTGAAGCGCTCTATTTAGAGCTTTCCATGTCAAAAGCAACGACAGAATTAACGCAAGCAGATACCAATTCACGTGGTCCTTACCGACAACAAATAGTACCTGTAATTCAACTGTTAAAAACCTCTATTGAACAGTTGAAAGAGGGCTATACAGAAAGCGTATTATCAAACTCTGATCAATTACGCCAGCCATTACAAGCATGTCGTAATAGCTTACTAGCAGTAGGGCTAACCAATGTCGCCAATTCGTTAATACTTGATTTAATTCGTAAGGTAAATAGCTTTGGTATTTCGTTAGTTAAACTCGATATTAGACAACATAGTGAACGGCACGACAGTGCATTAGCTGAGGTAACAGAATTATTAAACCTTGGCAGTTACACCGACTGGGACGAAACCAAACGACGTGAGTTTTTACTCGCCGAACTTAAAAATCCACGCCCTTTATTACCAAAACATAATTGGACCGCAGACACACAAGAGGTATTTGATACTTATGCATTAATTGCCGAACAACCTGCAGAACTTTTTGGTATTTATATTATTTCAATGGCGAGTCAAGCTAGTGATGTTTTAGCGGTTAAATTATTACTTAAATCCTTAGGTGTACAATGGAATATGCCAATAGCGCCATTATTCGAAACACTTGATGATTTAGATAACGCACCACAAGTCATGGCAGAGCTATTAAGTATTGAAAGCTATCATAATACTTGTGATGGGCAACATAACGTAATGATTGGTTATAGTGATTCATCTAAAGATGCAGGCGTGCTTGCTGCAACTTGGGGTCAATATAAATGCCAAGAAAAACTCGTTGAGGTGTTTTTTGAGAAAAACATCGAGCTAAAATTATTTCATGGTCGCGGTGGTACAATTGGTCGTGGTGGTGGTCCAGCTCATGCAGCAATCGCATCACAACCTCCAGGTACATTAGATGGTGGATTACGTGTAACCGAGCAAGGCGAAACTATCAGACATAAATTTGGTACGCCAAACTTAGCTAACCGTAGTTTACATTTATACGCGTCAGCCATTTTAGAATGTTTAATTAATCCACCGCCAGTGCCAACACAAGCATGGCGAGATATTATGGAGACAATGTCTGAGACAAGCTGCCAAGCTTATCGTAAATATGTACAAGGTAATGACGACTTTGTTAAGTACTTCCGTCAAGCGACACCAGAGCAGGAGCTGTCGTCTTTACCGTTAGGGTCACGTCCAAGTAAACGTAAGTCAGATGGCGGAATTGAATCGTTGCGTGCTATCCCTTGGATTTTTGCTTGGAGTCAAAACCGCTTAGTTATTCCTAGCTGGCTTGGTTTAGGAACTGCGATTAAAGAGGCTTATCAAGACAACGAAGCTCTCATTAAAGAAATGTTACAACAATGGCCTTACTTCAACTCTCGTATTTCATTAACTGAAATGGTCTACTTTAAATCAGACAGTAAAATGTCTGCCTTATACGACAATTCTTTGGTCGATAATTCACTTAAATCTATGGGTGATGAATTACGTGAGCAACTTGTACAAGACAAGCGAACCGTCTTGGCTATATTGGGACAAAATGAAGCCTTAGAAAATGACCCTTGGAACAAGAACTCTTTTGAGCTTCGTCGTCCTTACTTAGCACCTTTGCACCTTTTACAAATTGAAGCCCTTAAGCGCTTAAGAGCACAACCTGAAAATACAGAAAACGAAAAAGTATTAATGGTGAGCATGGCGGGTATTGCTACAGGAATGCGTAATACAGGTTAAATTAAAATAGTTGCTTATTGGTAACCTATATTTTATCAAAAAGGGCATAGTGTTCACTATGCCCTTCTTTCAAAAAATTATAGATAATAATTAAGCTTAGCTTAATTAAGTTAAGTTAAGTTAAAGATTACAATAACAGCCCTTGGCATTATTCATAATTAAATTAGCATTAAAGCCTTTAACATAATTTTTTAGCACTATATCAACAATAGAGCTCCCTGCTGAGCATTCAAGACCTTTAGCATAAGGGCCTAAATAAATTAACTCTCCATACTCATCTAAAACTAATACTGCTGGCGTTGATGGAATAATATGACGTTGTTTATCTGAAAGTTCTATATTTCTTATTTCAAAACCATTCTCTATAGAATACTGATTAGTCGCTTTTTTATGATCTTCGCTATAAACAGCACAAGCGCAATCTTGACTGGTGAAATGTATGATAGTTTTCTTAGACAGCTTATTCTCTAATACTAAATCTGATTTTATTTTATTAACAATGCCCGCCGAATCTCCATTTAATCTGTTTTCTGGATCAAACAAGCTTAAGCTGTCATAGAGGAAATATTTGGCAGCAATCACAACAAAAATCAACCAAACAATAAAGACGATATATTGATATCGTCCCACATTATTATTTACTTGGCTCATTAAATTAGTAATTTATACAATTAAGAAAAGCGTTTCACACTATCATTCAGCACAAGAGCTGAGTGATTAATATGGTCTGATTCTTCTTTAAGTTGTTCTATACCTTTTACATCATCTAACGCAAGGTTTTTCATGTTCTCTGTATTCTGAGAAATACCATTAATCACGGAAGATTGTTCTTCAACTGAGGTAGCAACTAATGTGGCAATATCAGTTGAATTAGTAACCAAGGCAACAGCACTCAATATTTTTTCACTCGTCATTTCTGAGATTTTAATTATTGAATTTACCGCTTCAATACATTGGTGCATAGATTCTGTCGATGATTTAGAAGAGCGATTAAGTTTTATCAATGTATCGGTGATTTTATCGGTACTTTCCTTGGTTCGGTTAGCTAAAGCTCTAACTTCACCTGCAACTACAGCAAAACCTCTACCTTGCTCTCCTGCCCTAGCAGCTTCAATTGCTGCATTTAATGCCAATAAATTTGTTTGATCGGCAATACCAGTAATTTCATTCAATACAGTGGTAATCATTAAACTGGATTCTGCTAACGCTTCTATTTCGGTATTCGTTCGATTAAGTGATGAAGCAAGCTCATGATTATGTTGATTTATATTATTAATATTGCTGTTTGTTTCTTGCGTTAAGTCATTGACTTGATTCATTTGATCACTCAACTCTGCCGTTTCATTGGCAATTGAATTTATAGTGCCGACAATTTCGTCAATAGAAGAGGCTATCATGTCCGTTTCTTGCTTACGCGAAGCAGCAGATAGTGTTAATTCTGCTTGAGTTTTCAGTAAATTATTTGAATGGTCAACTAATTCACCGGTTTGATTTTTAACTTCAGTAATCACATTTTCGAGACGTGATAAAAGTTTATTAAAACTGCCTAATACTTTATTGCTTTTATCATTCGATCTAACGGATAAATCAATCGAGTCTTCGTGCGCGGTTAATTGTTCGGTTACTGTTGATAACTCTGTTCCAACAAAACTATCATCATATAAAGCTTTAGCAATAAACGCTGCAATAACAGCTTCGACTATCGCATAAACGGCATGAATAATAACGGTAGAAAACATCATCCTGTCTTGGTCAAAGATATATATAGGCATATTATTGCTTTGCATAAAATAAAATGAAAAATGATGAACAGCAATGACAATAATGGCTGAAATAAACACCCGCCAATCTCTAAAGATTACCAATATAGCCATTAAAATGAATATTTCGAAATGGACTTCGATCAAGCCGTTCAGTTGATGAATATGTAAAGCGGCATAGATCATCGCACCAATTGCTGCAGTATGTTTGGTTAATGTGGCTTCTGGCGCTGTTTTTATCAGCCACAAAACAATTAAAGTAGTAGGTAAACCTATAACAAGTGCTGCTAAGAAAGTATTGTAGACAAACGCTATCGCGAGTGATTCTAAAAAAAGAATTGAAAATAATGCTGTAAAAAGTTTACTTGTATTAGTCATAAATAATTACCTACTACCTACTCAAAAAATAAAAAATAAAAAATAAAAAATCATTTAATATAGTCAACTGTATAAATCCATATAAAACAAAGACCCAAATAGAACCTAATTAAAAATTTACGTTACTTTCAGTATAGAGTGTTTCTATAAAATGGAGAATACCTTCTTTTAAATAAAAAATTCTATTCTTGCCAATAAAATAAAAATACTTTATTCGGTTGTCGTAAATAACCCTTCGATTGCTATTAAAATTCAAGCCAATATATTTTCTTCGCTAATTAACTATGCCACTGCAAATAGCTTCAATAAGCAGGCCAAGTTTTCATTAACTATATTTCAAATTCGCCCTTGCTGCATTATAATAGCGACCTTAATAAATAGAATTTACACTTTAGGAATACAACATGCGCCCAAGCGGTAGAACATTAGGACAAATTCGTCCAGTAACTATAACTCGTCAATTCACTAGTCATGCAGAAGGTTCAGTATTAATTGAATTTGGCGATACCAAGGTTATTTGTACTGCCTCGGTTGAAGAAGGGGTACCGCGTTTTTTAAAGGGTAAAGGAAAAGGTTGGATTACCGCTGAATATGGTATGTTACCTCGCTCTACTCACACACGTATGCGCCGCGAAGCATCTACAGGTAAACAAAGTGGTCGCACGTTAGAGATTTCTCGCCTAATTGCCCGTGCTTTACGTGCTGCTGTAGATTTAAAAGCTTTAGGCGAAAATACAATTTCTGTTGACTGTGATGTTATTCAGGCCGACGGTGGCACTCGAACAGCTTCTATTACAGGTGCTTGTGTAGCACTTGTTGATGCGCTTAACTATATGCGCGCCAAAGATATTATTAAAACTAATCCACTTAAACATATGATTGCCGCTGTATCTGTTGGTATTTATAAAGGTGAGCCAGTATCTGATTTAGATTATGCTGAGGATTCAAATGCTGAAACCGATATGAATGTTGTTATGACTGACACAGGTAAGTTAATTGAAGTTCAAGGTACAGCTGAAGAAGAACCTTTTAGCTTTGAAGAAATGCAAGCGATGTTAAGTCTTGCTAAAAACAGTATTAATGAGTTATTTGAATTACAAAAAGCAGCTTTAATTTAAGGCGCTTGGTTAATTTAAATCACTGAATTCAAGCCACATGTCAGTAGGAAAGAATAAAATGAAAGATTATCAACGTGACTTTATTGAGTTTGCTTTAGAAAAACAAGTATTACGTTTTGGCGAATTTACTTTAAAGTCTGGCCGCACCAGCCCGTATTTTTTTAACGCAGGTTTATTTAAAACCGGTGGTGATTTAGCTCGTTTAGGACGTTTTTATGCTGCAGCATTAGTCGATGCTAAAATTGATTTTGATCTAGTATTTGGTCCCGCATATAAAGGTATTCCTATTGCTACAACAACGACTGTTGCATTGTTTGATCACCATAACGTAGATGTTCCTTATTGCTTTAACCGTAAAGAAGCAAAAACGCATGGCGAAGGTGGTTCATTAGTAGGTGCTGAGCTAAAGGGTAAAATAATGTTAGTTGATGATGTTATTACTGCAGGTACTGCTATTCGTGAATCTATGGAAATTATTAAAAGCCATAATGCTGAACTGTCGGGTGTATTAATTGCGCTTGATCGCCAAGAAAAAGGACAAGGTGAATTATCTGCTATTCAAGAAGTTGAACGTGACTTTGGCACGCAGGTTATTTCAATTGTAACGTTGGCCGATGTAGTAACCTTCCTTGAAGAAAAGTTGGCAACTAACTCGGAACATGCTCAAAACACTAAGTCTGAGCTAACAGCTAGCTTGGCTAGTATTACTCAATATCGCCAAGCTTACGGTATTTGATTTTTTAGCCATTTAGTAAAAAAAAAAGCCTACACATCTGTAGGCTTTTTATATTTTAATGAGCGGGGTTCTTAACGACTTACCAACAATAGCTACATACAGAGTTAACGGTGTAATTACGCTGTAAGTTCAAAGTTGTATGTTGGAGCCTTTTCATAGGCTTTTGTTATATTGGAATAAAAGCTTTCTATTCTTAATGAACGCTGAGTAATAACGTCAGATTGACTATTTGACGATGAAGTTTCTATTACCGCAGTGTTATCACTTTCTTTAGTATTACTTGTTGTTTTCGCTGCGTCTTCTTCATTGGCTAACTTTACCAATAATTCTGATTGTGCTGTAAGTATTTGCTGCGTGGCAGCGCTTGCTACACTTCTATCTTGTGCTGAAGGACTCGCAGGGGCTAAAGCCGCTGAGTACACTTTTTGCATTTTAGTAATCGTTGCCCGAGGATCACCACTCACCGGCGCTACATCAACCGAGACTTCTCCCGATACCGCATACTTTTTACCATCAGGTCCTTGTTCGTAAGAATAGCTTGGTGAACCTGCAATAGAACCACCTACAGCAGCATGTGCAGCTTCATGCGTTCGAACTTCTTGATCTCTTGCCTTTAGCTCACTAATAACTCTTTCTTGTTCTAAGACTTGTTCGGGGGTTTGATCTTCATTACCATCAACCGAGTCTCCAACGTCTGATTTGGACGCATCTTGCGATTCAGTAGTTTGCTCGTTTGCTTGTTCTTGTTCTGTATGGCCCTGATCATTTTGCCCGGTAATACTTGAATTTGCTAACTCTGCTTGTTCTGTAATACTAGCAAAATCAATATCAGCATTATTTTGAGCGGGTGTTCTACCACGCTCTTTATCAGATGCGACCCCTTTCTCTGCTGATGACTGACTGGTCGCAGCTGGTTGGGTGATAACTTCACGTTGGTTATTTTCACGGCGCAAGCTTTCTGTGTGCGGATTAAGCACAGTTGGTATAGATAAATTTGGTACTTGCGGGGTAATGTTCATAATTAAATTATTCGAGACAGTTAATAATTTACAAGCAACTCAACGTTTAGTGAATATTTGTTAAGTTACGCGGTTACGTCAAGTAATGTTCCTAAGCTTTCATCTGCAGTTTTTATCACTTCAGTTGCAGACTTAGCTTGATATTCGGCAACTTTCAATTCAACTATTGATTGATTTAATTCAGGTACTTTATTCGCATTATTAAATGACTCACTACTGAATGTAGCAGTATTTTGACCATTCACTTCACTGATAGAAGAATCATGGGCTGCAGTGGTTTCAGCAACAATATCTACCGCTGCTTGATTTGCCATCTCAGTGGCTTTTTGAAAGCCTTGTAAACCAGAATTAAATGCTGATTGAATTTCCATTAAATCTACCTCTCTAGATCTTATAATAACCTTATTTACACTGACTAATTATTAACCAAAACACTAAAAAAGTAAAGTTAATTTGGTTTAACAAAATTAACTTCTAGCCGATTAATAAGCCAGTGAGTAAGTACTACTGTAAAATCATCAAGATGTGAAATAAATGGAGCATGAGAAGCCTGTTTAAAACGATGAAAGTCACTGGCAGGCGCCAGTTGTGCAACTTTATCAATGACAGCCTTAGGAACAAGACTATCCGCGTCACCATATAAACGAAGAAATGGTTGCGTTATGCTGCTTAGTTGCTGTCTATAATCACTACTTTCTAACAATATTAATGACTGCTCAAGTGTTGTTTTATTTGCCATATCATATTGAAAAACTAACTCACTAATTTTATTAATATCTTGGCGAATATGTGGACTTCCCATAGCTTGAATTTTTAAAAAGTTAGTAATAGTTTTCTGGATATCCACTTGTAATTGATGATGAAAACTATCAAGAACCTTTGCCTTAATACCTGGCCATATCAATTGTTTTTCTTCTTTTTCTTGACCTTTTTCTTCCAAAAAATAGGGAGAACTGGCAATCGTCACTAAACCGATTACTTTTTCCGGATAGTTTATTGCCATTTCAGTGGCAATTAATCCGCCTAAAGACCAACCTAAGTAAACGGCGGACTCTGTAACGGTATTGGCAATATACTGACAAATATTATCTATCGAATAAGGATTTATTTTTTTGTTAACATTATTACCAAAACCGGGCAAATCAATGGTTATTATATTAAAATCATTAAAAAAGCTATCAGGCAAACTATCTATAAAGGGTTGCCATACTGCTGAATTTAATCCCCAACCATGAAGGAGCACCAAAGAAATTTTTTTATGGCAAATTGAAGGTTGTGTCTTAGGAAAAATGGAAATATTGAGAGTTTCTGCCATGCTTATCCTTAGTAGAATTAATGAATGCGCTTTATTTTACAAAATGGAAACTAGCAATGGAATGGAAAAAAAGAGCACAAACACTCTATCAATATCTTTTATCCAAACTTGGTCAATGCGATTTATGTGGTAATTGCTTGCACGACTCAAGTCTCACCCAACAAACATTACTATGTTCATCGTGTCTTGCTGATTTACCACTTTTTGATCAAGCGATTATTCAAGGTGATTTACTTAATTGGCCAGCAATAAATAAAGGATTACCAAAAATAAATTTTGACCATTTAATTTGTCTTTCACCTTATTTACCTCCTTTCACTCATTGGTTACCCCAACTAAAATATCAAGGACGATTTGAACTTGCCACGCTATTAGCAAACTTACTTGCACAGCAATGGGAAAAACAAAAATTAACAGAGTTAATAGCACCTGTAGATCTCATTCTAAGCGTTCCTTTGCATATTAATAAGTGGCAGGTTCGTGGTTACAATCAAGCTCATTTACTTGCAAAACCTTTGGCCCAATCTTTACAATTACCTTACGATGAATTTGCCTTAATTCGCACTCAGAACAATACTAGCCAAGTTGGAAAAACCGGTAAAGAAAGGCGCAAGACTTTAGCCAATGCTTTTACATTAGCTAAAGAATTACCAGGTAATACCAAACATATTATTATAGTTGATGACGTGCTTACTACTGGCAGTACGGCCAATGAAATCAGCAAAATATTAAAACGCGTTGGTGTTAATGAAGTAACTATTGTAGCGGTTTGCTTGACCTTACCTAATACAAATAATTAATCCATGCTTACCTTGTTGGTGTATTAAACGCTTTAGCAAAAAATAAGCTATTCGCCAATAATTTTGCGCTGCCCAACCAATAACCACGAAAGGCTAATACATCAGCCGTAGCAATAACACGACCTTGCCCATAATTATGCGCAACAAGCGCTGAGTTATCCGCGATAAGATTAACTAAGTTATCATCTGTATAACCGCTTAGCAGTGGAGATTTATTATATTTTGCGACCGTAAGAAAAGGTTGCTGTCTTGAATTCATAATTAAAGTGCTATTTCTAAATAAGGGTAACTTCTTATCAGTATAGCCAAAAGCAAGAGGATGCGATGTATCAAGCTCTGTAGCAAAAATAGCACCAGCTATACGTTTTTTCGCACTAAGTTGTTCTTTGTCTTGATAAGTTAGTCCTTGGCTATTAAATAATTGATCAATCTCTTGTTTCCCTACAAAGTTAACAGATAATATATTTTGTTTAGCTAGCCATTGTGCGCCACTTTTTTGAGCAAAAACGACCCCCCCTTGTTTTAGCCATTTTTTCAATTGGCTAACATGACTATCTGAAAGAACTTTATAATCACCATTAA
The sequence above is a segment of the Colwellia sp. 20A7 genome. Coding sequences within it:
- a CDS encoding YicC/YloC family endoribonuclease, which codes for MIYSMTAFSRVEVKGDWGNAVWEIRSVNQRFLETYFRLPEQFRGIEPVLRERFRKQLNRGKVECNLRFNANVANKSELALNENLALQLLQHANWINEQTLNSQVNPFEVMRWPGVMEAPESDMSAIQAELLAAFDQALKDFIAARASEGENLKGMIAQRLDAITTEANKVQNFMPEIIAWQRNRIIEKFTDAKIDLDSGRVEQELVLLAQKMDVAEELDRLNSHVGETKKILEKGGAQGRRLDFMMQEFNREANTLGSKSINTDITASAVELKVLIEQMREQIANIE
- the ppc gene encoding phosphoenolpyruvate carboxylase; amino-acid sequence: MLEPIQQNVRDLGTLLGKTIAVDQGQQWLQRIETVRLEGREIAAGDVAAIAALQEKFANSGEKELLIYARAFSQFLNLLNVAEQQYTTSEEGLSELDLAHPLEDLENHITKVSPDVITAALKKLKIELVLTAHPTEINRRTFIHKYNQIGQALNTPDNALSPRIEELIEQAWHTDEIRQQRPSPLDESRWGLNNISDNFWYAIPHFMRELDDFSYKVTGQRLPEEYTPITMASWMAGDRDGNPFVTANLSKEALINARLMACTLYLRDFEALYLELSMSKATTELTQADTNSRGPYRQQIVPVIQLLKTSIEQLKEGYTESVLSNSDQLRQPLQACRNSLLAVGLTNVANSLILDLIRKVNSFGISLVKLDIRQHSERHDSALAEVTELLNLGSYTDWDETKRREFLLAELKNPRPLLPKHNWTADTQEVFDTYALIAEQPAELFGIYIISMASQASDVLAVKLLLKSLGVQWNMPIAPLFETLDDLDNAPQVMAELLSIESYHNTCDGQHNVMIGYSDSSKDAGVLAATWGQYKCQEKLVEVFFEKNIELKLFHGRGGTIGRGGGPAHAAIASQPPGTLDGGLRVTEQGETIRHKFGTPNLANRSLHLYASAILECLINPPPVPTQAWRDIMETMSETSCQAYRKYVQGNDDFVKYFRQATPEQELSSLPLGSRPSKRKSDGGIESLRAIPWIFAWSQNRLVIPSWLGLGTAIKEAYQDNEALIKEMLQQWPYFNSRISLTEMVYFKSDSKMSALYDNSLVDNSLKSMGDELREQLVQDKRTVLAILGQNEALENDPWNKNSFELRRPYLAPLHLLQIEALKRLRAQPENTENEKVLMVSMAGIATGMRNTG
- a CDS encoding DUF6436 domain-containing protein; protein product: MSQVNNNVGRYQYIVFIVWLIFVVIAAKYFLYDSLSLFDPENRLNGDSAGIVNKIKSDLVLENKLSKKTIIHFTSQDCACAVYSEDHKKATNQYSIENGFEIRNIELSDKQRHIIPSTPAVLVLDEYGELIYLGPYAKGLECSAGSSIVDIVLKNYVKGFNANLIMNNAKGCYCNL
- a CDS encoding methyl-accepting chemotaxis protein, which translates into the protein MTNTSKLFTALFSILFLESLAIAFVYNTFLAALVIGLPTTLIVLWLIKTAPEATLTKHTAAIGAMIYAALHIHQLNGLIEVHFEIFILMAILVIFRDWRVFISAIIVIAVHHFSFYFMQSNNMPIYIFDQDRMMFSTVIIHAVYAIVEAVIAAFIAKALYDDSFVGTELSTVTEQLTAHEDSIDLSVRSNDKSNKVLGSFNKLLSRLENVITEVKNQTGELVDHSNNLLKTQAELTLSAASRKQETDMIASSIDEIVGTINSIANETAELSDQMNQVNDLTQETNSNINNINQHNHELASSLNRTNTEIEALAESSLMITTVLNEITGIADQTNLLALNAAIEAARAGEQGRGFAVVAGEVRALANRTKESTDKITDTLIKLNRSSKSSTESMHQCIEAVNSIIKISEMTSEKILSAVALVTNSTDIATLVATSVEEQSSVINGISQNTENMKNLALDDVKGIEQLKEESDHINHSALVLNDSVKRFS
- the rph gene encoding ribonuclease PH; translation: MRPSGRTLGQIRPVTITRQFTSHAEGSVLIEFGDTKVICTASVEEGVPRFLKGKGKGWITAEYGMLPRSTHTRMRREASTGKQSGRTLEISRLIARALRAAVDLKALGENTISVDCDVIQADGGTRTASITGACVALVDALNYMRAKDIIKTNPLKHMIAAVSVGIYKGEPVSDLDYAEDSNAETDMNVVMTDTGKLIEVQGTAEEEPFSFEEMQAMLSLAKNSINELFELQKAALI
- the pyrE gene encoding orotate phosphoribosyltransferase, which codes for MKDYQRDFIEFALEKQVLRFGEFTLKSGRTSPYFFNAGLFKTGGDLARLGRFYAAALVDAKIDFDLVFGPAYKGIPIATTTTVALFDHHNVDVPYCFNRKEAKTHGEGGSLVGAELKGKIMLVDDVITAGTAIRESMEIIKSHNAELSGVLIALDRQEKGQGELSAIQEVERDFGTQVISIVTLADVVTFLEEKLATNSEHAQNTKSELTASLASITQYRQAYGI